The following are from one region of the Georgenia sp. M64 genome:
- the dapC gene encoding succinyldiaminopimelate transaminase has protein sequence MPLHGGALPDFPWDALGPAKVRAAAHPGGIVDLSVGTPVDPTPAVAQDALRGAADAPGYPTTVGTLALREAVVGWFARRRAVPGLPLSAVLPTIGSKEMVALLPALLGLGAGDVVLHPRAAYPTYDVGARLAGATPAPVGPDPADWPARGVRLVWLNSPGNPDGHVLGVEQLRAVVTWAREHGAVVASDECYAELPWVAPWTDQGVPSLLDPRVSGGSLENLLVLYSLSKQSNLAGYRAALLAGDPSLVGRLTEIRKHAGMMMPAPVQAAMAAALADDAHVQTQRERYRARREVLLGAVARAGLEPDPDSAAGLYLWLRHGAAGSWEIVDALAHRGILVAPGSFYGHAGAGYVRMALTASDERVAAAAERLADGPLLA, from the coding sequence GTGCCGCTCCACGGTGGCGCGCTGCCCGACTTCCCCTGGGACGCGCTCGGGCCGGCCAAGGTCCGCGCCGCCGCGCACCCCGGCGGCATCGTCGACCTCTCGGTCGGCACCCCGGTCGACCCCACCCCGGCGGTCGCCCAGGACGCCCTGCGCGGTGCCGCCGACGCCCCCGGCTACCCCACGACCGTGGGCACGCTCGCGCTGCGCGAGGCCGTGGTGGGCTGGTTCGCGCGCCGCCGGGCGGTGCCGGGGCTGCCGCTGTCCGCGGTCCTGCCGACCATCGGGTCGAAGGAGATGGTCGCCCTGCTGCCCGCGCTGCTGGGTCTGGGCGCCGGCGACGTCGTCCTGCACCCCCGGGCGGCGTACCCGACCTACGACGTCGGCGCACGGCTGGCGGGGGCGACGCCGGCCCCGGTGGGGCCCGACCCGGCCGACTGGCCGGCGCGGGGCGTGCGGCTGGTCTGGCTGAACTCGCCCGGCAACCCCGACGGCCACGTGCTGGGCGTGGAGCAGCTGCGTGCGGTCGTCACCTGGGCCCGCGAGCACGGCGCCGTCGTCGCGTCGGACGAGTGCTACGCCGAGCTCCCCTGGGTGGCCCCGTGGACCGACCAGGGCGTGCCCTCGCTCCTCGACCCCCGGGTGAGCGGCGGGTCCCTCGAGAACCTCCTCGTGCTGTACTCGCTGTCCAAGCAGTCCAACCTCGCCGGGTACCGGGCCGCGCTCCTGGCCGGCGACCCGTCGCTGGTCGGGCGGCTCACCGAGATCCGCAAGCACGCCGGGATGATGATGCCCGCGCCGGTCCAGGCGGCGATGGCCGCCGCGCTCGCCGACGACGCGCACGTGCAGACCCAGCGCGAGCGCTACCGCGCCCGCCGGGAGGTGCTCCTCGGCGCCGTCGCCCGGGCCGGGCTGGAGCCCGACCCCGACTCCGCGGCGGGGCTCTACCTGTGGCTGCGCCACGGCGCGGCCGGATCCTGGGAGATCGTCGACGCGCTGGCGCACCGAGGGATCCTCGTGGCGCCGGGCAGCTTCTACGGCCACGCCGGCGCGGGTTACGTGCGGATGGCCCTCACCGCGTCGGACGAGCGCGTCGCCGCTGCGGCGGAGCGGCTGGCCGACGGGCCCCTGCTCGCCTGA
- the fdxA gene encoding ferredoxin translates to MTYVIAQPCVDVKDRACVDECPVDCIYEGKRSLYIHPDECVDCGACEPVCPVEAIYYEDDVPAVWSDYYRANVEFFNDLGSPGGAAKMGVIDKDDPMIAALPPQA, encoded by the coding sequence GTGACCTACGTCATCGCCCAGCCCTGTGTGGACGTCAAGGACAGGGCGTGCGTGGACGAGTGTCCCGTCGACTGCATCTACGAGGGCAAGCGTTCCCTGTACATCCACCCGGACGAGTGCGTCGACTGCGGCGCGTGCGAGCCCGTGTGCCCCGTCGAGGCCATCTACTACGAGGACGACGTCCCGGCGGTGTGGTCGGACTACTACCGCGCCAACGTGGAGTTCTTCAACGACCTCGGCTCGCCGGGCGGCGCCGCGAAGATGGGTGTCATCGACAAGGACGACCCGATGATCGCGGCACTGCCACCGCAGGCCTGA
- a CDS encoding citrate synthase: MADAELSPATFEVDGKRLEFARVQAVEGNDGVNISSLLKETGLVTLDPGFMNTASTTSAITYIDGDAGVLRYRGYPIDQLAKDSNFLEVAYLLIYGELPDTDTLEAVTRRIKRHTILHEDFKAFFTAFPANGHPMAILQAGIAALATYYQHTLDPHDPYQRELSTVLLMAKVPTMIASIAKRATGLPLLYPDASKSYIEDFIRMTFGLPYQRHDVDPAIVKALDMLLILHADHEQNCSTSTVRLVGSSHANIYASIAAGVGALSGPLHGGANEAVLEMLGKIQNSDYSVEQFMQKVKNKEDGVRLMGFGHRVYKNYDPRAAIVKDAAHDVLQRLGKNDQLLEIAMELEEIALHDEYFIQRKLYPNVDFYTGLIYKAMGFPTQMFTPLFALGRLPGWISQYREMISDPTTKIGRPRQVYTGAPERDFVPIDQR; the protein is encoded by the coding sequence ATGGCGGATGCTGAGCTGAGCCCGGCGACGTTCGAGGTTGACGGGAAGCGGCTGGAGTTCGCCCGCGTCCAGGCGGTGGAGGGCAACGACGGGGTGAACATCTCCTCGCTGCTCAAGGAGACCGGGCTCGTCACCCTCGACCCCGGCTTCATGAACACGGCGTCGACGACGTCGGCCATCACCTACATCGACGGCGACGCCGGCGTCCTGCGCTACCGCGGCTACCCGATCGACCAGCTCGCGAAGGACTCGAACTTCCTCGAGGTCGCCTACCTGCTCATCTACGGCGAGCTGCCCGACACCGACACGCTCGAGGCGGTCACCCGCCGGATCAAGCGCCACACCATCCTCCACGAGGACTTCAAGGCGTTCTTCACCGCCTTCCCCGCGAACGGCCACCCCATGGCCATCCTGCAGGCCGGCATCGCCGCGCTCGCCACGTACTACCAGCACACCCTCGACCCGCACGACCCGTACCAGCGCGAGCTGTCCACGGTGCTGCTCATGGCCAAGGTGCCCACGATGATCGCCTCGATCGCCAAGCGCGCCACCGGGCTCCCCCTGCTCTACCCGGACGCCTCGAAGTCCTACATCGAGGACTTCATCCGGATGACGTTCGGCCTGCCGTACCAGCGCCACGACGTCGACCCCGCCATCGTCAAGGCGCTCGACATGCTGCTCATCCTCCACGCCGACCACGAGCAGAACTGCTCCACCTCGACCGTGCGCCTCGTGGGCTCCTCGCACGCGAACATCTACGCCTCGATCGCCGCCGGCGTCGGCGCCCTCTCGGGACCGTTGCACGGCGGGGCGAACGAGGCGGTCCTGGAGATGCTGGGCAAGATCCAGAACTCGGACTACTCGGTCGAGCAGTTCATGCAGAAGGTCAAGAACAAGGAGGACGGCGTCCGGCTCATGGGCTTCGGGCACCGCGTCTACAAGAACTACGACCCCCGCGCCGCGATCGTCAAGGACGCCGCCCACGACGTCCTCCAGCGGCTGGGCAAGAACGACCAGCTCCTGGAGATCGCGATGGAGCTGGAGGAGATCGCGCTGCACGACGAGTACTTCATCCAGCGCAAGCTCTACCCCAACGTCGACTTCTACACGGGTCTGATCTACAAGGCCATGGGCTTCCCGACGCAGATGTTCACCCCGCTCTTCGCCCTGGGCCGCCTGCCCGGGTGGATCTCGCAGTACCGCGAGATGATCAGCGACCCCACCACGAAGATCGGCCGCCCGCGGCAGGTCTACACCGGCGCGCCCGAGCGGGACTTCGTGCCGATCGACCAGCGCTGA